From a region of the Gemmatimonadota bacterium genome:
- a CDS encoding M48 family metallopeptidase, which yields MTEGQEPIKTVRTLTDIDPRTWEHPADKAALAALRRIPVFDEVLRKVFGLFGEKPIRLSFQANAVRVGPRQFPDVYKRYKRVLRTLDSPEDYPLFVSQTPIVNAGAYGMNHPFIILNSGSIRLFDDREQIYLIGHELGHIMSGHVLYKTMTVLLMQLAQMGFPVVGIAARVVLMALLEWSRKAEFSCDRAGILAVQEPEAALTGFMKLAGGGDMEETDLNEFLIQADEYRESGDIADAVFKVLNLLGETHPFAVLRAAEARDWIEKGEYDRILRGEYLRRTDEKTPYKEDLAEAGRAYKEDAKGLWDQFEDAAKKIRQDFMAGLRHR from the coding sequence ATGACCGAGGGCCAGGAACCGATCAAGACCGTCCGCACCCTGACTGATATAGATCCGCGCACGTGGGAGCACCCCGCGGACAAGGCGGCGCTGGCCGCGCTGCGCCGCATCCCGGTTTTCGACGAAGTGCTGCGCAAGGTCTTCGGGCTGTTCGGCGAGAAGCCCATCCGACTGTCGTTCCAGGCCAACGCGGTGCGCGTGGGCCCGCGCCAGTTCCCGGACGTCTACAAGCGCTACAAGCGCGTGCTGCGCACCCTCGACTCGCCCGAGGACTACCCGCTCTTCGTCTCCCAAACGCCCATCGTGAACGCCGGCGCGTACGGGATGAACCACCCCTTCATCATCCTGAACTCGGGCTCCATCCGCCTTTTCGACGACCGCGAGCAGATCTACCTCATCGGCCACGAGCTGGGCCACATCATGAGCGGGCACGTCCTGTACAAGACGATGACCGTGCTGCTCATGCAGCTCGCGCAGATGGGCTTCCCGGTCGTGGGCATCGCCGCGCGCGTCGTGCTCATGGCGCTGCTCGAGTGGAGCCGGAAGGCGGAGTTCTCCTGCGACCGCGCCGGGATCCTCGCGGTCCAGGAGCCGGAAGCCGCGCTGACGGGGTTCATGAAGCTCGCGGGCGGCGGCGACATGGAGGAGACCGACCTGAACGAGTTCCTGATCCAGGCCGACGAGTACCGCGAGAGCGGGGACATCGCCGACGCCGTCTTCAAGGTCCTCAACCTGCTGGGCGAGACGCACCCGTTCGCAGTGCTGCGCGCGGCCGAGGCGCGCGACTGGATCGAGAAGGGCGAGTACGACCGGATCCTGCGCGGCGAGTACCTCCGCCGCACCGACGAAAAGACGCCCTACAAGGAAGACCTCGCCGAGGCCGGGCGCGCCTACAAGGAAGACGCCAAGGGCCTCTGGGATCAGTTCGAGGACGCCGCCAAGAAGATCCGCCAGGACTTCATGGCGGGGCTGCGCCACCGCTAG
- a CDS encoding PLP-dependent aspartate aminotransferase family protein, producing MEHEHLSIETLAVHGGQSPDPVTGSVMQPVYQTSTYAQDAIGQPRAGYEYARVQNPTREALERNIAALEGATHGAAFASGLAAIEAIVKRLSAGDHVVSEENVYGGTMRMFQQVLGRLGLEFTFVDTRDLDAVRAAVRDETRLILIETPTNPMMRVADIRAIAEIARGADVPLCVDNTFATPINQRPLELGAQLVVHSATKYLNGHSDVIGGVVATSDAGWAEHLYFMQKATGGILGPWDSWLVLRGAKTLHLRMDAHNRNGMAVARYLAERDDLLGVFYPGLPDDPSHAVACSQMCGFTGMVSFEVEDFDRAQRIATSMRVFTLAESLGGVESLVNHPAIMTHASVPGADRERMGVTDGLLRLSVGIEAIDDLIADLERALAS from the coding sequence ATGGAGCACGAGCACCTGTCGATAGAGACGCTGGCGGTCCACGGCGGCCAGTCGCCGGACCCCGTCACCGGTTCGGTGATGCAGCCGGTATACCAGACCTCAACCTACGCCCAGGACGCCATCGGCCAACCCCGCGCCGGCTACGAGTACGCGCGCGTCCAGAACCCGACGCGTGAGGCGCTCGAACGCAACATCGCCGCGCTCGAAGGCGCTACCCACGGCGCCGCGTTCGCGAGCGGGCTCGCCGCCATCGAGGCCATCGTCAAGCGGCTCTCCGCGGGCGACCACGTGGTCAGCGAGGAGAACGTCTACGGCGGCACCATGCGCATGTTCCAGCAGGTGCTGGGCCGGCTCGGACTCGAGTTCACGTTCGTCGACACCCGCGACCTGGATGCCGTCCGCGCGGCGGTGCGCGACGAAACCCGGCTGATCCTCATCGAGACGCCCACGAACCCCATGATGCGCGTGGCGGATATCCGCGCGATCGCCGAGATCGCGCGCGGGGCGGACGTCCCGCTGTGCGTCGACAACACCTTCGCCACGCCGATCAACCAGCGGCCGCTGGAGCTCGGCGCGCAGCTCGTCGTGCATTCCGCGACCAAGTACCTGAACGGCCACTCGGACGTGATCGGCGGGGTGGTGGCGACGAGCGACGCGGGCTGGGCCGAGCACCTCTACTTCATGCAGAAGGCGACCGGGGGCATCCTGGGGCCCTGGGACTCCTGGCTGGTGCTGCGGGGCGCCAAGACGCTGCACCTGCGCATGGACGCCCACAACCGCAACGGCATGGCGGTGGCTCGCTACCTGGCCGAGCGCGACGATCTGCTCGGCGTGTTCTACCCGGGCCTGCCCGACGACCCCTCGCACGCGGTGGCGTGCTCCCAGATGTGCGGGTTCACCGGGATGGTCAGCTTCGAGGTGGAGGACTTCGACCGGGCCCAACGGATCGCTACGTCCATGAGGGTGTTCACGCTGGCCGAGAGCCTCGGCGGCGTGGAGAGTCTCGTGAACCACCCCGCGATCATGACGCACGCCTCGGTGCCCGGGGCGGACAGGGAACGCATGGGGGTAACCGACGGCCTGCTGCGGCTGTCCGTCGGAATCGAGGCGATCGACGACCTGATCGCGGACCTGGAGCGGGCGCTGGCGTCGTGA
- a CDS encoding FG-GAP-like repeat-containing protein: protein MTAPPGARGRPAASLAASAVLIAYGAAACGDDPVGQPGPPSGEPAVALAVSPAPNALSAPLQPVLSITFDRALDPASVSAADVYVFGRWTGPQTPAIGFADGDTRLTLTLPQPFGAGEHVSVALSRDISDAAGRVLPRGFSWSFWTAAGPGTLDMTAAAPIALRREGEGRIQSYGAYAGDLNADGYSDLLIPNEVSNDLRVLLNDGSGGYGEAVVVPLTGANRPSTNEGADFDRDGAVDLAVGSAANRNVSVLFGGGDGSLAAGPSLQADVSVRGLCIADVDGDADPDIITANRDATGGGNVTVFRNSGARSFAEPAVIEAGMDGERACAPGDLNEDGVTDLFVASQAGERVAVLFGDGDGGFEVGPPIPVGGGSWMLASGDVDGDGHVDAVSANLPGSFSLILGDGAGGIRLAGSWDVGQTPVAIDLGDLDGDGDLDVVTSDFQGNAWTIWENLGGGSFGNRRTLPASGAGSCAILHDRDGDGDLDISGVDEVDDLVFLFRNE, encoded by the coding sequence GTGACCGCGCCTCCCGGCGCGCGCGGCCGGCCGGCCGCGTCTCTCGCCGCCTCGGCGGTGCTCATCGCGTACGGCGCGGCGGCGTGCGGCGACGACCCCGTGGGCCAGCCGGGCCCGCCGTCCGGCGAGCCCGCGGTTGCGCTCGCGGTGTCCCCCGCCCCCAACGCGCTCTCCGCTCCGCTCCAGCCCGTGTTGTCCATCACCTTCGACCGGGCGCTGGACCCGGCGTCGGTTAGCGCGGCGGACGTCTACGTCTTCGGCCGCTGGACCGGCCCGCAGACCCCCGCAATCGGCTTCGCCGACGGCGACACCCGCCTGACGCTGACGCTGCCGCAGCCGTTCGGAGCCGGCGAGCACGTGTCCGTGGCGCTGAGCAGGGACATCAGCGACGCAGCGGGGCGGGTCCTCCCGCGCGGCTTCTCGTGGAGCTTCTGGACCGCGGCGGGCCCGGGCACCCTGGACATGACCGCGGCGGCTCCTATCGCGCTCCGCCGCGAGGGCGAGGGGCGGATCCAGTCCTACGGCGCGTACGCAGGCGACCTGAACGCGGACGGCTATTCGGACCTGCTGATCCCCAACGAGGTCTCCAACGACCTGCGCGTGCTGCTGAACGACGGCTCAGGGGGCTACGGCGAAGCCGTCGTGGTGCCGCTGACCGGTGCCAATCGCCCCAGCACCAACGAGGGCGCCGACTTCGACCGCGACGGCGCGGTGGACCTGGCGGTGGGCAGCGCCGCCAACCGCAACGTCTCCGTGCTGTTCGGCGGCGGCGACGGCTCCCTCGCCGCGGGCCCGTCCTTGCAGGCCGACGTGAGCGTACGCGGCCTCTGCATCGCCGACGTCGACGGCGACGCGGACCCCGACATAATCACCGCCAACCGCGACGCCACCGGCGGCGGCAACGTCACCGTCTTCCGCAACTCGGGCGCGCGCTCGTTCGCCGAGCCCGCGGTGATCGAGGCGGGCATGGACGGCGAGCGCGCGTGCGCGCCCGGCGACCTGAACGAGGACGGCGTCACGGACCTGTTCGTGGCGTCGCAGGCCGGCGAGCGGGTCGCCGTCCTCTTCGGCGACGGCGACGGCGGCTTCGAGGTGGGTCCGCCGATCCCCGTGGGCGGCGGCTCGTGGATGCTCGCGTCGGGAGACGTGGACGGCGACGGCCACGTGGACGCTGTGTCCGCCAACCTGCCCGGCAGCTTCTCGCTCATCCTGGGAGACGGCGCGGGCGGCATCCGCCTCGCCGGTTCTTGGGACGTGGGGCAGACCCCGGTCGCGATCGACCTGGGCGACCTGGACGGCGACGGCGACCTGGACGTGGTGACCAGCGACTTCCAGGGTAACGCGTGGACCATCTGGGAAAACCTCGGAGGTGGAAGCTTCGGCAACCGCCGCACGCTGCCCGCGAGCGGCGCCGGCTCCTGCGCCATCCTGCACGACCGGGACGGTGACGGGGACCTGGACATATCCGGCGTGGACGAGGTGGACGACCTGGTCTTCCTCTTCCGCAACGAGTGA
- a CDS encoding alpha/beta hydrolase, which translates to MSAPTLSHERIRADGARPSAWLYLLHGIFGAGRNWGSIARGLVARRPDWGAVLVDLRGHGGSTGFGPPHTVRAAAADLAALVGPGDAADSAKVAAHAVLGHSFGGKVALAYAESVPAALVQTWLIDSTPAARPPEGSAWRMLAALEDLRGPFTSRRDAVQALVEWGFAAGVAQWMSSNLGRGSSGLTWRVEPGTMRALLEDFFGLDLWPVLEAPPPAPPVQVVRATESDVLPAADARRVRELGERWGRVRLHEVAGGHWLNADNPRAIVDLLARELPPA; encoded by the coding sequence GTGAGCGCGCCAACACTATCGCACGAGCGCATACGCGCCGACGGCGCTCGGCCCTCGGCGTGGCTCTACCTCCTGCACGGGATCTTCGGCGCGGGCCGCAACTGGGGCTCCATCGCCCGGGGCCTGGTGGCCCGCAGACCCGACTGGGGCGCGGTGCTGGTGGACCTGCGCGGCCACGGCGGCTCCACCGGCTTCGGCCCGCCTCACACGGTACGCGCGGCGGCGGCCGACCTGGCGGCTCTCGTCGGCCCGGGGGATGCAGCAGACTCAGCGAAAGTCGCCGCGCACGCGGTGCTCGGGCACTCCTTCGGAGGCAAGGTGGCGCTGGCGTACGCCGAGAGCGTGCCCGCCGCGCTGGTGCAGACGTGGCTGATCGATTCGACGCCGGCCGCCCGCCCGCCGGAGGGATCGGCGTGGCGGATGCTCGCGGCGCTGGAGGATCTGCGGGGGCCCTTCACCAGCCGGCGGGACGCGGTGCAGGCTCTGGTCGAGTGGGGGTTCGCGGCGGGGGTCGCGCAGTGGATGTCCTCCAACCTGGGGCGCGGCTCCAGCGGGCTGACGTGGCGCGTCGAGCCGGGCACGATGCGCGCGCTGCTCGAAGACTTCTTCGGCCTGGACCTGTGGCCCGTGCTGGAGGCGCCCCCGCCGGCGCCCCCGGTTCAGGTCGTGCGTGCGACAGAGTCGGACGTACTGCCCGCGGCCGACGCGCGACGGGTGCGGGAGCTGGGCGAGCGCTGGGGTCGCGTACGGCTGCACGAAGTGGCGGGCGGGCACTGGTTGAACGCGGACAACCCGCGCGCGATCGTGGACCTGCTCGCCCGCGAGCTTCCGCCCGCGTAG